A genomic region of Prosthecobacter sp. contains the following coding sequences:
- a CDS encoding DUF1501 domain-containing protein, translated as MLSTRRDFLQTTGCGFGYLAWQAMAQSQAALANPLTIRRPHHQPKAKRVIFLFMQGGVSHVDSYDYKPRLLKDDGKLIDVADSRIVAKTGKGAPQRVMKPLWDFQQHGETGHWASNLFPHINHHIDDLCFLHGMHTEGVAHGPATLFLHTGTTSFIRPSMGSWVMYGLGAENENLPGFVTISPSLGNGGPRNYGNSFLPAVFQGTPVGRSGQPAKESTIKNIANTIWTPEQQRKQFSLLSALNAEQAAKAMPGDTEIDAVIRSYELAARMQTNAPGAMDISDESEATLKLYGINEQPTDNYGRQCLMARRLAEQGVRYIQVNYGDNSNNPAWDQHSNLPKHGDHAAAVDKPIAGLLADLKQRGLLEDTIVWWGGEFGRTPYAQNNGTGRDHNPLGFTVWVAGGGFKSGFAHGVTDDIGHMAVEDKVHMHDLHATILHQLGLDHEKLTFRHAGRDFRLTDVHGHVVKEIIA; from the coding sequence ATGCTTTCCACCCGACGCGACTTCTTGCAGACCACTGGCTGCGGCTTCGGCTATCTTGCCTGGCAGGCCATGGCGCAGAGCCAGGCGGCTTTGGCCAATCCTCTCACCATCCGGCGGCCGCATCATCAGCCCAAGGCCAAACGCGTCATTTTCCTCTTCATGCAGGGCGGCGTCAGCCATGTCGATTCCTACGACTACAAGCCCCGCCTGCTCAAAGACGATGGCAAGCTCATCGACGTGGCCGACTCCCGCATTGTGGCGAAGACCGGCAAAGGTGCGCCCCAGCGCGTCATGAAGCCCCTGTGGGACTTCCAGCAGCACGGCGAGACCGGCCACTGGGCCTCGAATCTCTTCCCCCACATCAACCACCACATCGACGACCTCTGCTTCCTGCATGGCATGCACACCGAAGGCGTCGCCCACGGCCCAGCCACGCTCTTCCTCCACACCGGCACCACCAGCTTCATCCGCCCCAGCATGGGTTCCTGGGTGATGTACGGCCTGGGCGCGGAAAATGAAAACCTGCCCGGCTTTGTCACCATCAGCCCCAGCCTGGGCAACGGCGGCCCGCGCAATTACGGCAACAGCTTCCTCCCCGCCGTGTTTCAGGGCACACCCGTCGGCCGCAGCGGCCAGCCGGCCAAAGAATCCACCATCAAAAACATCGCCAACACGATCTGGACTCCCGAGCAGCAGCGCAAGCAGTTCAGCCTGCTCAGCGCCCTCAATGCCGAGCAGGCCGCCAAAGCCATGCCCGGCGACACTGAGATCGACGCCGTCATCCGCAGCTACGAACTGGCCGCACGCATGCAGACCAACGCACCCGGCGCGATGGACATCTCGGACGAATCCGAGGCCACCCTCAAGCTCTACGGCATCAACGAACAGCCCACCGACAACTACGGCCGCCAGTGCCTCATGGCACGCCGTCTCGCCGAGCAGGGCGTGCGCTACATTCAGGTCAATTATGGCGACAACTCCAACAATCCCGCCTGGGATCAGCACTCCAACCTGCCCAAGCACGGCGACCACGCCGCCGCCGTCGATAAACCCATCGCCGGCCTCCTCGCCGACCTCAAGCAACGTGGCCTCCTCGAAGACACCATCGTCTGGTGGGGCGGCGAGTTCGGACGCACCCCCTACGCGCAGAACAACGGCACCGGGCGCGACCACAACCCCCTCGGCTTCACCGTCTGGGTCGCCGGGGGCGGCTTCAAATCCGGCTTCGCCCACGGCGTCACCGACGACATCGGCCACATGGCCGTCGAAGACAAAGTCCACATGCACGACCTGCATGCCACCATCCTCCACCAGCTCGGCCTTGATCACGAAAAGCTCACCTTCCGCCACGCCGGCCGCGACTTCCGCCTCACCGACGTGCACGGGCATGTGGTGAAGGAAATCATCGCTTAA
- a CDS encoding malate dehydrogenase, whose amino-acid sequence MAKAPIKVAVTGAAGQIGYSLLFRIASGTMFGPDQPVILQLIEAPFEKPLAALAGVAMELDDCAFPLLKGIVQTSDPAVGFKDANWILLVGAKPRGPGMERADLLKDNGKIFIEQGKIIDAVAAADARVAVVGNPANTNCMIAASQAKRLTPDRFTAMVRLDQNRAQTQLAKKAGVDLTTVENIFIYGNHSPTMFPAFAHATIGGKAAAAVINDQAWLEGPFCETVGKRGAAIIAARGASSAASAANALVDHVRSLVTPGAIHSIAVKSNGLYGFDPEVWAGMPVRTTTPGSYEVITSYEMDDFAKSKIAATNKELVDERSFVADMLK is encoded by the coding sequence ATGGCCAAAGCCCCCATCAAAGTCGCAGTCACCGGCGCAGCCGGTCAAATCGGTTACTCCCTCCTCTTTCGCATCGCCTCTGGCACGATGTTCGGCCCGGATCAGCCGGTGATCCTCCAGCTCATCGAAGCGCCGTTTGAAAAGCCGCTGGCAGCCCTTGCAGGTGTCGCCATGGAACTCGATGACTGCGCCTTCCCTCTGCTCAAAGGCATCGTGCAGACCAGCGATCCCGCCGTCGGCTTCAAAGACGCCAACTGGATCCTCCTCGTCGGCGCCAAGCCGCGTGGTCCAGGCATGGAACGTGCCGACCTGCTCAAGGACAACGGCAAGATCTTCATCGAACAGGGCAAAATCATCGACGCCGTGGCCGCTGCTGACGCTCGCGTCGCTGTCGTTGGCAATCCGGCCAACACAAACTGCATGATCGCCGCCTCGCAGGCCAAGCGCCTCACGCCCGACCGCTTCACCGCGATGGTGCGCCTCGATCAAAACCGCGCCCAGACCCAGCTCGCCAAAAAGGCCGGCGTGGACCTCACCACCGTCGAAAACATCTTCATCTACGGCAACCATAGCCCCACGATGTTCCCCGCCTTCGCCCACGCCACCATCGGCGGTAAAGCAGCGGCAGCCGTCATCAATGACCAGGCTTGGTTGGAAGGTCCGTTCTGCGAAACCGTCGGCAAACGCGGCGCTGCCATCATCGCCGCCCGTGGCGCTTCCTCCGCCGCCTCCGCCGCGAACGCCCTCGTCGATCACGTCCGCTCTCTCGTCACTCCCGGCGCGATCCATTCCATCGCCGTGAAAAGCAACGGCCTCTACGGCTTCGATCCCGAAGTCTGGGCCGGCATGCCCGTGCGCACCACGACTCCTGGCAGCTACGAAGTCATCACCAGCTACGAAATGGACGACTTCGCCAAGTCCAAAATCGCCGCCACCAACAAGGAACTCGTCGATGAACGCTCTTTCGTGGCTGACATGCTGAAGTAA
- the fbaA gene encoding class II fructose-bisphosphate aldolase gives MPVATPAQYRAMLDAAQKGGYAYPAINVTSITTINGALKAFAESKSDGIIQVSTGGGEFASGTALKDQAFGAIVLAEATHRLAEKYNILVGLHTDHCQPKKVDSFLKPLIAETARRRAAGLNNLFQSHMLDASELPLAENMRLSKELLAECVKHEIILEVEAGVVGGEEDGHDTSGVAADKLYTTPEDMVTVYETLNGIGRFMFAATFGNVHGSYKPGAVKLKPTILKDGQAAVTAKHGAAAEMDLVFHGGSGTPLEEIRETLGYGVIKMNIDTDTQYAFTRPIVDHMMKNYAGVLKIDGEVGDKKTYDPRSYLKKGEQGLCDRMKEACNDLLSTGKTIFGTV, from the coding sequence CACCATCAACGGTGCGCTGAAGGCCTTCGCCGAGTCCAAGTCTGACGGCATCATCCAGGTCTCCACCGGCGGTGGTGAGTTCGCCTCCGGCACCGCGCTCAAAGACCAGGCCTTTGGGGCCATCGTCCTCGCCGAGGCCACGCATCGCCTGGCGGAAAAGTACAACATCCTCGTCGGCCTCCACACCGACCACTGCCAGCCGAAGAAGGTGGACAGCTTCCTCAAGCCGCTCATCGCCGAGACCGCCAGGCGCCGCGCCGCAGGCCTCAACAACCTCTTCCAGAGCCACATGCTTGACGCCTCCGAACTGCCGCTCGCTGAGAACATGCGCCTCTCCAAAGAACTCCTCGCCGAATGCGTGAAGCACGAGATCATCCTCGAAGTCGAGGCTGGCGTCGTCGGCGGTGAGGAAGACGGCCACGACACCAGCGGCGTCGCTGCGGACAAGCTCTACACCACCCCCGAGGACATGGTCACTGTGTACGAGACCCTCAACGGCATCGGCCGCTTCATGTTCGCCGCCACCTTTGGCAACGTCCATGGCAGCTACAAGCCCGGCGCCGTCAAGCTCAAGCCCACCATCCTCAAGGACGGCCAGGCCGCCGTCACCGCCAAGCACGGCGCGGCAGCCGAGATGGACCTCGTCTTCCACGGCGGCTCCGGCACCCCGCTGGAGGAAATCCGCGAGACCCTCGGCTACGGCGTCATCAAGATGAACATCGACACCGACACCCAGTACGCCTTCACCCGTCCGATCGTCGATCACATGATGAAGAACTACGCCGGCGTTCTCAAGATCGACGGTGAAGTCGGCGACAAGAAGACCTACGATCCCCGCAGCTACCTCAAGAAAGGCGAGCAGGGCCTCTGCGACCGCATGAAGGAAGCCTGCAACGACCTCCTGAGCACCGGCAAGACCATCTTCGGCACGGTTTGA